A genomic segment from Aridibaculum aurantiacum encodes:
- a CDS encoding RNA polymerase sigma factor — MTEQQYNECVNLYSDNVYRFIVKNLRHQEDARDIVQSAFEKMWRHRESVEFDKSKSYLFTVAYNQMIDHLRKVKRINLQEDFTETTKGVQHQQTPQVKKALMEALNRLNETQRSLVMLKDYEGYNYEEIGRITGLNESQVKVYLHRARIALRNYLVSPENVI, encoded by the coding sequence ATGACGGAACAACAATATAATGAGTGTGTGAACCTGTATTCGGATAACGTGTACCGGTTTATAGTAAAGAACCTCAGGCACCAGGAGGATGCTCGTGATATTGTACAATCAGCATTTGAAAAGATGTGGCGTCATAGAGAATCGGTGGAGTTTGATAAAAGTAAATCGTACCTGTTCACGGTAGCTTACAACCAGATGATTGACCACTTAAGGAAAGTAAAGCGGATAAACCTGCAGGAAGATTTTACTGAAACAACCAAAGGTGTACAACACCAGCAAACGCCACAGGTAAAAAAAGCACTGATGGAAGCACTGAACAGGCTAAACGAAACACAGCGTAGCCTGGTGATGCTGAAAGATTATGAAGGTTACAATTACGAAGAAATAGGAAGGATAACCGGGCTAAACGAAAGCCAGGTAAAAGTATACCTCCACCGTGCAAGGATAGCATTACGCAATTACCTGGTAAGCCCGGAGAACGTGATTTGA
- the kbl gene encoding glycine C-acetyltransferase — protein MNENFVQRIQAELQEIDQAGLFKRERIITSEQGPEITVNGKTVLNFCANNYLGLSSHPKVIEAAHKAIDSHGYGMSSVRFICGTQDIHKELEQKIANFLGTEDTILYVAAFDANGGVFEPLFNEQDAIISDALNHASIIDGVRLCKAQRYRYEHNSLEDLEDKLKQSQHLRSRVIVTDGSFSMDGTIAQLDKICDLADQYDAIVMIDESHSSGFLGKTGRGTHEYRDVMGRIDIITGTLGKALGGASGGFTSGRKEIIEMLRQRSRPYLFSNTVAPSIVGASIAVFDMITETTELRDKLERNTKYFRKKMTAAGFDIKPGDHPIVPIMLYEATVAQEFAARLLEEGVYVIGFFYPVVAKGLARIRVQLSAAHEMHHLDSAIAAFTKVGKEMGVLKGSAEVSTPVNDEELEASAEKGM, from the coding sequence ATGAACGAGAACTTTGTACAACGTATACAAGCTGAATTGCAAGAGATTGACCAGGCGGGGTTATTCAAAAGAGAAAGGATCATCACCAGTGAGCAGGGGCCGGAAATAACCGTAAATGGCAAAACTGTTTTGAACTTTTGCGCTAACAACTACCTGGGGCTTTCTTCCCATCCGAAAGTGATAGAGGCCGCACATAAAGCTATCGACAGTCATGGATATGGCATGAGCAGCGTGCGTTTTATATGCGGTACCCAAGACATACATAAAGAACTGGAACAAAAGATCGCGAACTTTTTAGGTACAGAGGATACCATTTTATATGTAGCTGCCTTTGATGCAAACGGAGGTGTTTTTGAACCACTGTTCAACGAGCAGGATGCCATCATCAGCGATGCGCTCAACCATGCATCTATCATAGATGGTGTGCGGTTATGTAAGGCACAGCGTTACCGTTACGAGCACAATAGCCTGGAGGACCTGGAAGACAAACTGAAGCAATCGCAACACCTCCGCAGCCGCGTTATTGTTACCGATGGATCATTTAGTATGGATGGAACCATTGCGCAGCTGGATAAGATATGCGACCTGGCTGATCAATACGATGCCATTGTAATGATTGATGAAAGCCATAGCAGCGGATTTTTGGGTAAGACCGGCAGGGGGACCCATGAGTACCGCGATGTAATGGGCAGGATAGACATCATTACCGGCACATTGGGTAAAGCACTGGGTGGCGCCAGTGGCGGATTTACCAGCGGAAGAAAGGAGATCATTGAAATGTTGCGCCAGCGCAGCCGTCCTTATTTATTTAGTAATACAGTTGCTCCAAGCATTGTAGGTGCTTCCATAGCTGTATTTGATATGATAACAGAAACCACTGAGCTGCGTGATAAGCTGGAAAGAAACACGAAGTACTTCCGTAAAAAAATGACCGCTGCTGGATTTGATATCAAACCCGGCGACCACCCGATCGTTCCAATCATGCTGTACGAAGCAACGGTTGCACAGGAGTTTGCCGCTCGTTTGCTGGAAGAAGGTGTTTATGTTATCGGCTTCTTTTATCCTGTAGTGGCCAAAGGACTTGCACGTATACGTGTGCAATTAAGTGCAGCGCACGAAATGCATCATTTAGATAGCGCCATTGCTGCCTTCACAAAAGTTGGAAAAGAAATGGGTGTGCTTAAAGGTTCGGCGGAGG